One region of Acidobacteriota bacterium genomic DNA includes:
- the uvrB gene encoding excinuclease ABC subunit UvrB: MPSTYDRFALVTDFELRGDQERAIAELTDGLDRGDPHQVLLGVTGSGKTFTMAHVVATVNRPTLVMVHNKTLAAQLYQEFKRFFPDNAVEYFVSYYDYYQPEAYVPATGTYIEKEATINDEIDRMRLSATRSLFERRDVLIVASVSCIYGLGSPEAYYGMLLPLERGQTVDRDAILRKLVEIQYERNDHEFGRGVFRVRGDIIEVYPSYDDQGVRIELFGDEVDELISFDPLTGRAQQRHDRIAVYPKSHFVMPREHTLDAIDGIKAELAEHRNWLERAGKLQEAQRLHERTMFDLEMMKEIGYCHGIENYSRHLSGRAAGQPPPTLLDYLPEDALTIIDESHQTLPQVRGMYHGDRARKETLVEYGFRLPSAIDNRPLSFDEWKARVSQVIFVSATPGPYELEQSGGVVVEQIIRPTGLIDPAVDVRPVKGQVDNLLHEIRERSARRERVLVTTLTKRMAEDLTQFYQELGVRVRYLHSDIDTLERVEILRDLRRGAFDVLVGINLLREGLDLPEVSLVAILDADKEGFLRSAGSLIQTAGRAARNVNGQVIMYADAVTESMREALGEMARRRERQEEYNRTHGITPASIRKEIDGVLSSVYERDYLSPPAIDVPTETFASAADLERRIADLEAEMRAAAANLEFERAAELRDRVRGLRNLELGVGSV; encoded by the coding sequence ATGCCTTCCACCTACGATCGCTTCGCGCTGGTCACCGACTTCGAGCTCCGGGGCGATCAGGAACGGGCCATCGCCGAACTGACCGATGGGCTCGACCGGGGAGATCCGCACCAGGTGCTCCTCGGTGTCACCGGTTCGGGTAAGACCTTCACGATGGCGCACGTCGTGGCGACGGTGAACCGCCCGACGCTGGTGATGGTCCACAACAAGACGCTGGCCGCCCAGCTCTACCAGGAGTTCAAGCGGTTCTTTCCCGACAATGCGGTCGAGTACTTCGTCAGCTACTACGACTACTACCAGCCCGAGGCGTACGTCCCGGCGACGGGGACCTACATCGAGAAGGAAGCGACCATCAATGACGAGATAGATCGGATGCGGCTGTCGGCCACGCGGTCGCTCTTCGAACGGCGCGACGTGCTGATCGTGGCGAGCGTGTCATGCATCTACGGTCTGGGATCTCCCGAGGCGTACTACGGCATGCTGCTGCCCCTGGAGCGGGGCCAGACCGTCGATCGCGACGCGATTCTCCGAAAGCTGGTCGAGATCCAGTACGAACGGAACGACCATGAGTTTGGCCGGGGCGTCTTCCGGGTTCGGGGCGACATCATCGAGGTGTACCCGTCGTACGACGATCAGGGGGTCCGGATCGAGTTGTTCGGAGACGAGGTGGACGAACTGATCAGCTTCGATCCCCTCACCGGTCGCGCGCAGCAGCGTCACGACCGCATCGCCGTCTACCCGAAGTCGCACTTCGTGATGCCCCGCGAGCACACGCTCGACGCCATCGACGGAATCAAGGCGGAACTGGCCGAGCACCGCAACTGGCTGGAGCGGGCGGGGAAGCTGCAGGAGGCGCAGCGGCTGCACGAGCGGACGATGTTCGATCTGGAGATGATGAAGGAGATCGGCTACTGCCACGGCATCGAGAACTACTCCCGTCACCTGTCGGGCCGCGCCGCGGGCCAGCCTCCGCCGACGCTGCTTGATTACCTGCCGGAGGACGCGCTGACGATCATCGACGAGAGCCACCAGACCCTCCCCCAGGTGCGCGGCATGTACCACGGCGACCGCGCGCGGAAGGAGACGCTGGTCGAGTATGGATTCCGTCTACCGTCGGCGATCGACAACCGTCCGCTCAGCTTCGACGAATGGAAGGCGCGCGTCAGCCAGGTGATCTTCGTTTCGGCGACGCCGGGTCCGTACGAGCTGGAGCAGAGCGGCGGCGTCGTCGTGGAGCAGATCATCCGGCCGACCGGCCTCATCGATCCGGCGGTTGACGTCCGGCCCGTGAAGGGTCAGGTCGACAATCTCCTGCACGAGATCCGGGAGCGCTCAGCGCGGCGTGAGCGGGTGCTCGTGACGACGCTGACGAAGCGGATGGCGGAGGACCTGACGCAGTTCTATCAGGAGCTGGGAGTGCGGGTCCGCTACCTGCACTCCGACATCGACACGCTCGAACGGGTGGAGATCCTGCGCGATCTGCGCCGCGGCGCCTTCGATGTCCTCGTCGGCATCAACCTGCTGCGCGAGGGGCTCGACCTGCCGGAGGTTTCGCTGGTCGCGATTCTCGACGCCGACAAGGAGGGGTTTCTCCGTTCCGCCGGATCTCTCATCCAGACCGCGGGCCGTGCCGCGCGCAATGTCAACGGCCAGGTGATCATGTACGCCGACGCGGTAACGGAATCGATGCGCGAGGCCCTCGGCGAGATGGCGCGCCGGCGCGAGCGCCAGGAGGAGTACAACCGGACGCACGGGATCACGCCCGCATCGATCAGGAAGGAAATCGACGGTGTGCTGTCGAGCGTCTACGAGCGTGACTATCTGTCCCCGCCGGCTATCGACGTTCCGACCGAGACCTTCGCCTCGGCGGCCGATCTCGAACGGCGGATTGCCGACCTGGAGGCCGAAATGCGCGCGGCGGCGGCCAATCTGGAATTCGAGCGGGCGGCCGAACTGCGCGACCGCGTACGTGGCCTGCGGAACCTCGAACTGGGGGTCGGCAGTGTTTGA
- a CDS encoding replication-associated recombination protein A, protein MKPAGLFDLDDPDHGSAARAPLAERMRPRTFDEIEGQPELLAPGQPLREAIAQDALQSIIFWGPPGTGKTTIARLIAGATEAHFIAFSAVLSGIKDIKGVMAEAEDARRRLGRRTILFVDEIHRFNKAQQDAFLPRVEAGDITLIGATTENPSFEVNAALLSRSRVFVLQPLAPEATTSILRRALDDPERGLGGTGVAADDEALAAIARHANGDARVGLNLLELAVTLAAGPDGGGRIDSTLLAKALQKRSLLYDKSGEEHFNLISALHKSLRNSDPDAGVYWLARMLEAGEDPLYIARRLIRFASEDVGNADPAALTLAVAAKDAAHFIGMPEGNTALAQAVTYLATAPKSNAVYAAYNQAAADAQKDVAEPVPLHLRNAPTRLMRELDYGKGYRYAHDDPDAVTGMDCLPSVLSGRRYYRPASRGFEKELARRLDAWIRLKAKKRRPDEESES, encoded by the coding sequence ATGAAGCCGGCCGGCCTGTTCGATCTCGACGACCCGGACCACGGGAGCGCGGCAAGGGCGCCGCTCGCCGAACGAATGCGGCCGCGGACGTTCGACGAGATCGAAGGACAGCCCGAACTGCTCGCCCCGGGGCAGCCCCTGCGAGAGGCAATCGCACAGGACGCACTCCAGTCCATCATCTTCTGGGGACCGCCCGGCACCGGGAAGACGACGATAGCGCGTCTGATCGCCGGCGCGACCGAGGCCCACTTCATCGCGTTCAGCGCGGTTCTTTCGGGCATCAAGGACATCAAGGGAGTCATGGCGGAAGCCGAGGATGCGCGCCGCCGGCTGGGACGCAGGACCATTCTGTTCGTCGACGAGATCCACCGCTTCAACAAGGCGCAGCAGGACGCCTTCCTGCCGCGCGTCGAGGCCGGCGACATCACGCTGATCGGTGCGACGACCGAGAACCCCTCGTTCGAGGTGAACGCGGCCCTGCTCTCGCGATCCAGGGTATTCGTCCTGCAGCCGCTCGCGCCGGAGGCGACGACGTCAATCCTCCGGCGCGCTCTCGACGACCCGGAGCGCGGACTGGGCGGAACCGGCGTTGCGGCGGACGACGAGGCTCTGGCCGCGATCGCGCGGCATGCGAACGGCGACGCCCGGGTCGGGCTGAACCTGCTTGAGCTGGCGGTGACGCTCGCCGCGGGGCCGGACGGCGGAGGCCGGATCGACAGCACGCTCCTCGCCAAGGCCCTGCAGAAACGCTCGCTCCTCTACGACAAGTCGGGCGAGGAACATTTCAACCTGATCTCGGCCCTCCACAAGTCACTCCGGAACAGCGACCCGGACGCGGGGGTTTACTGGCTCGCGCGAATGCTCGAGGCCGGCGAGGATCCCCTCTACATCGCGCGGCGCCTCATCCGCTTCGCATCGGAAGACGTCGGCAACGCCGATCCTGCGGCTCTGACGCTTGCGGTGGCGGCCAAGGACGCCGCCCACTTCATCGGCATGCCGGAGGGAAACACGGCGCTGGCCCAGGCCGTCACGTACCTCGCGACCGCGCCGAAGAGCAATGCCGTGTATGCCGCCTACAACCAGGCGGCGGCGGATGCGCAGAAGGACGTCGCGGAGCCGGTGCCCCTCCATCTCCGGAATGCCCCGACCCGACTGATGCGGGAGCTCGACTACGGAAAGGGCTACCGGTACGCTCACGACGACCCCGACGCCGTCACCGGCATGGACTGTCTTCCCTCTGTGCTCTCCGGCCGACGCTACTACCGTCCCGCGAGCCGCGGCTTCGAGAAGGAACTTGCACGCCGGCTGGACGCCTGGATCCGGTTGAAGGCGAAGAAGCGCCGCCCGGACGAGGAAAGCGAGAGCTGA
- a CDS encoding phosphoethanolamine methyltransferase has product MKQAKVELAEKAEPSLRTLVERYQHHFDDAGRVLILLHHDPDPDALASGLAMRALLHRNKTTAILGAFHGVTRPENLRMAELLDIEVEPLTAESLGSYDRIVTVDVQPSYFGGLLDSADLVVDHHPQRPGYKARFRDIRPDYGSTATILTEHLRAVDVNISERIATAMLYAIKSDTLFLSRQTNQSDLQAFTYLYPLADTALVRKMEGSITLERLRYVARAAQSGEVHDQVFAAHLGELPREDLVPFVADYLLQIDEVQWSVVSGVLNGNLIVSVRNLGYSRNAGRFVTRLFNTIGSAGGHRSMAKAVMPLADFETTFGAAGEEAIASRLGSLAREFLSEPRRGGGADRRS; this is encoded by the coding sequence ATGAAGCAGGCGAAGGTGGAGCTTGCGGAGAAAGCCGAGCCCTCCCTTCGAACGCTCGTCGAGCGGTACCAACACCATTTCGACGATGCCGGCCGCGTCCTGATCCTTCTGCATCACGATCCCGACCCGGACGCCCTGGCGAGCGGTCTCGCCATGCGCGCGCTGCTTCACCGGAACAAGACCACGGCCATACTGGGCGCGTTCCACGGCGTCACGCGCCCCGAGAACCTGCGCATGGCGGAGCTGCTCGACATCGAAGTGGAACCGCTGACGGCGGAGTCTCTCGGGTCGTACGACCGCATCGTGACGGTCGACGTGCAGCCCAGCTACTTCGGCGGTTTACTCGACAGTGCCGACCTGGTGGTGGATCACCATCCCCAGCGGCCCGGCTACAAGGCCCGCTTCCGGGACATCCGGCCCGACTACGGCTCGACCGCCACGATTCTGACGGAGCACCTGCGGGCGGTGGATGTCAACATCTCCGAGCGCATCGCGACGGCGATGCTCTATGCGATCAAGTCGGACACGCTCTTTCTGTCGCGGCAAACCAACCAAAGCGATCTCCAGGCGTTCACATACCTCTACCCGCTTGCCGACACCGCGCTGGTCCGGAAGATGGAAGGCTCCATCACCCTCGAGCGGCTGCGCTACGTCGCCCGCGCGGCGCAATCCGGCGAAGTGCACGATCAGGTGTTCGCCGCACACCTCGGGGAACTGCCGCGCGAGGACCTGGTGCCCTTCGTCGCCGACTACCTGTTGCAGATCGACGAGGTGCAGTGGTCGGTAGTCTCCGGGGTCCTGAACGGGAATCTGATCGTGTCGGTCCGCAACCTGGGCTACTCGCGTAACGCCGGCCGGTTCGTCACCAGGCTCTTCAATACGATCGGCAGCGCCGGGGGGCACCGCTCGATGGCAAAGGCGGTCATGCCGCTTGCAGATTTCGAGACGACCTTCGGGGCCGCCGGTGAGGAGGCGATCGCCTCACGGCTCGGAAGTCTCGCACGGGAGTTCCTTTCCGAGCCGCGTCGCGGTGGCGGCGCCGACCGCCGTTCCTAG
- a CDS encoding RNA methyltransferase, protein MSRAFMRAMDRDPEAIHSVAQFVEGFATGATLTAPALETISSRQNPLVIRFREVTRARRRARTHLLLDGVRLVTDALRAMVEIEAAIVAQAAFRQSDPAVAALVRACQAAGVALVAGSERVMSAVSRAASPSRAVALATHCPIAVDDLLRRTVLARGCVLAPAGVQDPGNLGAIVRAADAAGASGVIVSAESADPFGDKALRGAMGSTFRIPVADVGRADDLAAHAAAAGCRVVAATPRGGESLYAVDLRPPTVVMIGGEGGGIDPGVTDAADVILSIPMADGVDSLNAAVAAALVAYEARRQRTAADRPAPAGMAHP, encoded by the coding sequence ATGAGCCGTGCCTTCATGCGGGCGATGGACCGGGATCCAGAGGCGATTCACAGCGTAGCACAGTTTGTGGAGGGTTTCGCCACGGGTGCTACACTGACCGCGCCTGCCTTGGAGACAATCAGCAGCCGGCAGAACCCACTCGTCATCCGTTTCCGCGAGGTGACCCGTGCCCGCCGCCGCGCTCGGACCCATCTGCTGCTGGACGGCGTCCGTCTCGTGACCGACGCGCTTCGGGCGATGGTGGAGATCGAGGCCGCGATCGTGGCGCAGGCCGCCTTTCGCCAGTCGGACCCCGCGGTGGCGGCGCTGGTCCGGGCATGCCAGGCCGCCGGGGTCGCCTTGGTTGCCGGCAGCGAACGGGTGATGTCCGCCGTAAGCCGTGCCGCCTCGCCGTCACGAGCGGTCGCCCTGGCAACACACTGCCCCATCGCCGTGGACGACCTGTTACGGCGCACGGTCCTCGCGAGAGGGTGCGTGCTGGCGCCGGCGGGAGTGCAGGACCCCGGCAATCTCGGGGCTATCGTCCGGGCGGCGGACGCGGCGGGGGCGAGCGGCGTCATCGTCTCGGCGGAGAGCGCGGATCCGTTCGGGGACAAGGCGCTGCGGGGCGCGATGGGCAGCACCTTTCGGATTCCCGTGGCGGACGTCGGGCGGGCCGACGACCTTGCCGCGCACGCCGCGGCGGCAGGGTGCCGCGTCGTCGCCGCGACGCCGCGCGGCGGCGAGTCCCTCTACGCGGTGGATCTGCGGCCGCCGACCGTCGTCATGATCGGCGGCGAGGGAGGTGGGATCGATCCGGGGGTGACGGACGCCGCCGACGTGATTCTCTCCATCCCGATGGCGGATGGCGTCGATTCACTCAATGCGGCGGTTGCCGCGGCTCTCGTCGCGTACGAGGCGCGCCGGCAGCGCACCGCGGCGGACCGGCCGGCGCCGGCCGGGATGGCGCACCCATGA
- a CDS encoding transcription elongation factor GreA, producing MKARLIKRFEDEIATLDRELKHELPKEIQRARELGDLRENAEYHAAKERQRLVEARIGMLRARVSELSLMNLDSLPHDRAGLGSRVELRGVDGETVSYELVMPEDADPSKGWVSTASPIGRAIVGREEGDEIQVTTPAGVRDFELIRLTTLHEV from the coding sequence ATGAAGGCACGGCTCATCAAACGGTTCGAAGACGAAATCGCCACGCTCGATCGCGAGCTGAAGCACGAACTCCCGAAAGAGATCCAGCGTGCGCGGGAGCTGGGTGATCTGCGCGAGAACGCCGAGTACCATGCCGCCAAGGAACGGCAGCGCCTGGTGGAAGCGCGTATCGGCATGCTGCGGGCCCGCGTGTCGGAACTGTCGCTCATGAACCTCGACAGCCTCCCGCATGACCGGGCCGGTTTAGGTTCCCGGGTGGAGTTGCGCGGCGTCGATGGGGAGACGGTCAGCTACGAGCTGGTGATGCCGGAGGATGCCGACCCGTCCAAGGGGTGGGTCTCCACCGCGTCGCCGATCGGCCGGGCGATCGTCGGTAGGGAAGAAGGGGACGAGATTCAGGTGACCACCCCGGCGGGCGTTCGTGACTTCGAATTGATCAGGTTGACCACCCTCCACGAGGTGTAA
- a CDS encoding YtxH domain-containing protein, whose amino-acid sequence MFETAPASEKNMRRSNRRKDGMSRDSDGNAAMVLVAFVMGAVTGAAVALLCAPATGEETRRMLNDRAREGRDLAVNAAEKGRTMAVDAAQRGREFVREQREHLTEAIDRGKAAYARVSGGPDVEDEQS is encoded by the coding sequence GTGTTTGAAACGGCGCCTGCGTCCGAGAAGAATATGAGAAGATCAAACAGGAGGAAAGACGGGATGAGCAGAGATTCTGATGGTAATGCGGCGATGGTCCTCGTGGCTTTCGTCATGGGTGCGGTAACCGGCGCGGCGGTCGCGCTGCTCTGTGCGCCGGCGACCGGCGAGGAGACCCGGCGTATGCTGAACGACCGGGCCCGTGAGGGGCGCGATCTCGCGGTGAATGCTGCGGAGAAGGGACGCACCATGGCGGTCGACGCCGCGCAGCGCGGCCGTGAGTTCGTGCGCGAGCAGCGGGAGCACCTGACCGAGGCCATCGATCGCGGCAAGGCTGCCTACGCCCGGGTCTCGGGCGGCCCGGACGTGGAAGACGAGCAGAGCTGA
- a CDS encoding M48 family metallopeptidase, with the protein MLQPPLPFDLLGAASIPKRVAATAAGSDSTRFVSGERLPFLGRGIPLAIETDREIRTPQVHFEMKRFRVVLPPGLPADDRADRIRHAFVAWYRREADRRLNDSVERWYPRFDVATKPRVLIRDQRRRWGSCDRDGTLRLNWRNVMLEPGLFDYVVAHELAHLAVRNHSDAFWKHLTSVMPDARARRQRLADAGRRLPF; encoded by the coding sequence ATGCTGCAGCCGCCGCTACCGTTCGATCTCCTAGGCGCGGCCTCGATCCCGAAGCGGGTTGCCGCGACGGCGGCCGGGTCGGATTCGACGCGATTCGTTTCCGGCGAGAGGCTGCCCTTCCTGGGCCGCGGCATTCCGCTGGCAATCGAAACCGACCGGGAGATCCGCACGCCGCAGGTGCATTTCGAGATGAAGCGGTTCCGCGTGGTCCTGCCGCCTGGTCTGCCGGCTGACGATCGCGCCGACCGGATCCGCCACGCCTTCGTTGCCTGGTACCGGCGCGAGGCGGACCGGCGGCTGAACGACAGCGTCGAACGGTGGTACCCCCGATTCGACGTGGCGACGAAACCGCGGGTGCTCATTCGGGATCAGCGGCGGCGGTGGGGGAGTTGCGACCGGGACGGCACGCTGCGCCTCAACTGGCGAAACGTGATGCTGGAGCCGGGGCTGTTCGACTATGTAGTCGCGCACGAACTGGCGCACCTGGCCGTCAGGAATCACTCGGACGCCTTCTGGAAGCACCTCACGAGCGTCATGCCGGACGCGCGCGCCCGCAGGCAGCGGCTGGCCGACGCGGGACGCCGCTTGCCCTTCTAG
- a CDS encoding VWA domain-containing protein: protein MTRVRRGAQPGFLPATGWIAALAIVFSATGAAAQRPTFTSGIDLVHVGVTITDDDGNLITDLTVDDFDVLEDGQPQEISYFSVGLESDAELIPLHLGLLFDMSESMGRSERFQKTAAIRFLNTLTYAADMTVVDFDTEVRVGRYGQADFGRLIERIRGRRPGGYTALYDALGVYLDGAFEQDGRKVLVLYTDGEDTRSRLTIREARDLLRASDVTVYAVGFQESLRSRQRLRQRVLLNQLTELTGGYSYFPNTVDELDEIYARIAEELDGRYSLGFVSANGRRDGTWRELEVRLRDPDRRDELRDARIRVREGYFAPWSEAEAEGEAAPDRDDGR from the coding sequence ATGACGCGAGTCCGCCGGGGCGCCCAGCCGGGTTTCCTGCCCGCCACCGGCTGGATCGCGGCCCTGGCCATCGTGTTTAGCGCAACCGGGGCGGCGGCCCAGCGTCCCACCTTCACGAGCGGCATCGACCTGGTCCACGTCGGCGTGACGATCACCGACGACGACGGCAACCTGATAACCGACCTCACGGTCGACGACTTCGACGTGCTGGAGGATGGCCAGCCCCAGGAGATCAGCTATTTCTCGGTCGGCCTGGAGAGCGACGCGGAACTGATCCCTCTTCACCTCGGTCTGCTGTTCGACATGAGCGAGAGCATGGGACGGAGCGAACGGTTCCAGAAGACCGCCGCCATCCGTTTCCTCAACACGCTCACCTATGCCGCCGACATGACGGTGGTTGATTTCGACACCGAAGTGCGCGTCGGCCGGTACGGCCAGGCGGATTTCGGCCGGCTCATCGAGCGGATTCGGGGCCGGCGCCCCGGGGGCTACACCGCGCTCTACGACGCGCTCGGCGTCTATCTGGACGGGGCCTTCGAGCAGGATGGACGAAAGGTGCTGGTGCTCTACACGGACGGCGAGGATACCCGGAGCCGGTTGACGATCCGGGAAGCGCGCGACCTGCTGCGCGCGTCCGACGTCACCGTGTACGCGGTCGGATTCCAGGAGTCGCTCAGGTCGCGCCAACGGTTACGCCAGCGGGTGCTGCTGAACCAGTTGACGGAGCTCACGGGCGGCTATTCGTACTTCCCGAACACCGTCGACGAACTTGACGAAATCTACGCCCGGATTGCCGAGGAACTCGACGGGCGCTACTCGCTCGGTTTCGTCTCGGCCAATGGGCGCCGTGACGGCACCTGGCGGGAGCTGGAGGTACGCCTGCGGGATCCGGATCGCCGCGACGAGCTGCGCGATGCGCGAATCCGGGTGCGCGAAGGCTACTTCGCTCCGTGGAGCGAGGCGGAGGCCGAGGGCGAAGCCGCGCCGGACCGCGACGACGGGCGCTGA
- a CDS encoding citryl-CoA lyase yields MSTPPSTTTRAEPSERWPTAITQVEPNKVLLRGYPVDELMGRVSFSDAIYLVLTGELPDRTVSRVMDALLISTIDHGATPPATVAARNVASTGAPLRAAAAAGLLALGSRLGGGGSIESCMRLLDDGLALVGDWVSYDDAARRLLDQMSATGQTPPGFGHRQHMRDPRAARLMQLAFELELEGGHTQLARAIEQELIERRAASGLPTVSLNVDGAIAAVAGDLGLDAETATMLFTIARVPGLVAHAIEETRRQEAMRLIDPSKHAYDGPGERRVQESPLVG; encoded by the coding sequence ATGAGTACTCCCCCTTCGACGACGACACGCGCCGAGCCGTCCGAGCGCTGGCCGACCGCTATCACGCAGGTGGAACCCAACAAGGTGTTGCTGCGTGGCTATCCGGTCGACGAGTTGATGGGACGGGTGTCGTTCAGCGACGCCATCTATCTGGTCCTGACGGGGGAGCTGCCGGACCGTACCGTCAGCCGCGTAATGGACGCGCTGCTGATCTCGACGATTGACCATGGTGCGACGCCGCCCGCCACCGTCGCGGCCCGAAACGTCGCGAGCACGGGGGCGCCGCTCCGCGCGGCGGCGGCGGCCGGCCTTCTCGCCCTCGGCTCACGGCTTGGCGGTGGCGGCAGCATCGAGAGCTGCATGCGCCTCCTGGATGACGGACTTGCGCTGGTGGGTGACTGGGTGTCGTACGACGACGCCGCCCGTCGGCTGCTCGATCAGATGAGCGCCACCGGACAGACGCCGCCCGGTTTCGGCCACCGCCAACATATGCGCGACCCGCGGGCGGCACGGCTGATGCAACTCGCGTTCGAGCTGGAGCTCGAAGGCGGTCACACGCAACTCGCCCGAGCGATCGAGCAGGAGCTGATCGAACGCCGGGCAGCAAGCGGACTGCCGACCGTTTCGCTGAACGTCGACGGCGCCATCGCCGCCGTCGCGGGCGACCTGGGACTCGACGCCGAGACGGCAACGATGCTCTTCACCATCGCGCGCGTCCCGGGCCTCGTGGCTCATGCGATCGAGGAAACGCGCCGCCAGGAGGCCATGCGCCTGATCGATCCGTCGAAGCACGCCTACGACGGACCGGGCGAACGCCGGGTGCAGGAATCCCCGCTGGTGGGCTGA
- a CDS encoding PQQ-binding-like beta-propeller repeat protein — MPIWRGRAALAAVVMFCGLVPAPAAAQDVEWRSYGSDAASSKYSPLDQINADTVGDLEIVWRQSVVPEAIRPDADFTPPIASQNTPLMADGRLYISTGLGTVAALDATTGELLWHDLPPGRDGEPFTRVRQTRGVAYWDDPQSDDARVLAVVGSSLVALNASTGERYPDFGDGGEVDLREGFRRPVETFGWGSAPLVVGDIVVIGSFMTDVTNASMPALKEMPPGDVRGFDVRTGRQVWIFHTVPQEGEPGNETWLTAINEDRASWEYTGNTNMWAWPSADEELGYVYLPLSTPTNDYYGGYRPGDNLFAESIVCLDARTGELVWYFQAVHHGIWDYDFAAAPNVVDIRLPGRAEPVRALAAVSKQAFTYVFDRATGDPIWPIEERPVAAGNVPGEWYAETQPFPTKPPPFDQQGTAIDDLIDFTPELRRDALEVFEQYVTGPLFTPPSLVDREPGGTKGTLQMPGVVGGADWGGAAVDPETGILYVPSVHSESVIGIVESEHPRSDMRLVVETLATLQGPNELPLFKPPYGRLVAIDLNRGEILWSVANGDGPRDHPALRDLDLPKLGQPGRVSPLVTKSLVFLGEGGNAGVVVLNNVYGGAGGKMFRAYDKATGDVVWEKTLPGGTTAAPMTYMVDGRQYIVVTLGWEDMPSEYVALALPD, encoded by the coding sequence ATGCCGATCTGGAGGGGGCGGGCGGCCCTAGCCGCCGTCGTGATGTTCTGCGGACTGGTCCCGGCGCCGGCCGCGGCCCAGGATGTCGAATGGCGGTCGTACGGTTCGGACGCCGCCAGCAGCAAGTACTCGCCGCTCGATCAGATCAATGCCGACACCGTCGGCGACCTGGAAATCGTCTGGCGACAGTCGGTGGTCCCGGAGGCGATCCGGCCGGACGCCGACTTCACGCCGCCGATCGCATCGCAGAACACGCCGTTGATGGCGGACGGCCGCCTCTACATCAGCACCGGCCTCGGCACCGTCGCCGCCCTCGACGCCACGACCGGCGAGTTGCTCTGGCACGATCTCCCGCCGGGGCGCGACGGCGAGCCGTTCACGCGGGTTCGCCAGACGCGGGGAGTGGCCTACTGGGACGATCCGCAGAGCGACGACGCCCGCGTCCTGGCCGTGGTCGGCTCGTCGCTGGTGGCCTTGAACGCAAGCACCGGCGAGCGCTATCCCGACTTCGGCGACGGCGGGGAAGTCGACCTCCGGGAAGGATTCCGCCGCCCCGTGGAGACGTTCGGCTGGGGCTCGGCGCCGCTCGTTGTCGGCGATATCGTCGTCATCGGCTCGTTCATGACCGACGTGACGAACGCGTCGATGCCGGCGCTCAAGGAAATGCCGCCCGGCGACGTCCGCGGCTTCGACGTGCGGACCGGCCGGCAGGTCTGGATCTTTCATACCGTCCCGCAGGAAGGGGAGCCGGGCAACGAGACGTGGCTCACGGCCATCAACGAGGACCGGGCGTCCTGGGAATACACCGGCAATACCAACATGTGGGCGTGGCCGAGCGCCGACGAGGAACTGGGCTACGTTTATCTGCCGCTGTCGACCCCCACCAACGACTACTACGGCGGGTACCGGCCGGGGGACAACCTCTTTGCCGAGAGCATCGTTTGCCTGGATGCGCGGACCGGCGAGCTGGTCTGGTACTTCCAGGCCGTGCACCACGGCATCTGGGACTATGACTTCGCGGCCGCGCCGAACGTCGTCGACATCCGGCTGCCGGGCCGCGCCGAGCCCGTGCGCGCGCTCGCCGCGGTGAGCAAGCAGGCGTTCACCTACGTCTTCGACCGGGCGACTGGGGATCCGATCTGGCCGATCGAGGAACGGCCGGTCGCGGCGGGCAACGTGCCGGGCGAGTGGTACGCGGAGACGCAACCCTTCCCGACGAAGCCGCCGCCCTTCGATCAGCAGGGGACGGCAATCGACGACCTGATCGATTTCACGCCGGAGTTGCGCCGCGACGCGCTGGAGGTGTTCGAGCAGTACGTCACGGGCCCGCTGTTCACGCCGCCCTCGTTGGTGGATCGCGAGCCCGGGGGCACCAAGGGCACGCTCCAGATGCCCGGAGTCGTGGGCGGCGCCGACTGGGGCGGCGCGGCGGTCGATCCGGAAACCGGCATCCTGTACGTTCCTTCCGTCCACAGCGAATCGGTGATCGGCATCGTCGAGTCCGAGCATCCCCGCTCGGACATGCGCCTGGTCGTGGAGACGCTGGCTACGCTGCAGGGACCGAACGAGCTTCCCCTCTTCAAGCCGCCCTATGGCCGCCTCGTCGCCATCGACCTGAACCGGGGCGAGATCCTCTGGTCGGTCGCCAACGGCGACGGCCCGCGCGACCATCCCGCCCTGCGCGACCTCGATCTGCCGAAGCTGGGCCAGCCGGGACGCGTGTCGCCGCTTGTCACGAAGTCGCTCGTCTTTCTGGGCGAAGGCGGCAACGCCGGCGTCGTCGTGCTGAACAACGTGTACGGCGGGGCCGGCGGGAAGATGTTCCGCGCCTACGACAAGGCGACCGGCGACGTGGTCTGGGAGAAGACGTTGCCGGGCGGCACGACCGCCGCGCCGATGACGTACATGGTGGACGGCCGCCAGTACATCGTGGTTACGCTCGGCTGGGAAGACATGCCCTCGGAATACGTCGCCCTCGCGCTCCCGGACTAG